In Candidatus Nitrosotenuis uzonensis, the sequence TCATGAACCAATCAAAGTGTTTGGGGTCGACTACAGAGTTCAGGATAATTTTTACATATGTAATGATTGCGGCGATATTTTTTCTGAGATATTGACAAATTATTTGTGCTTAAAATGTAATAATAGGTTCACGCTTGAAATGGCCAAGATGGTATCTAGTCCAGGATTTAGTTTTCTAAAATCATCATTTTGATACAATATCCGAAATTAATTTGAGGACCTGATCAAAATCAAACGGTTTTGAGATAAAAGCAGTAGCTCCAGCTTGCAGGCATTGGTTTATAACGTTCTGATGGTCGCTTGCAGTAATCAAAATTATCTTTGCATTAGAATGAGTGGCCATTATTTCTTTTACTACCGTAAGTCCGTCTTTTTTTGGCATCGCCAAATCCAGCAATAAAACGTCAGGATTTGTCTTGGAAAACTTTTCTACTGCGTCCTCCCCGTTCACTGCCTCAGCTACGATTTCATGCCCGCCTATTGACAAGATATCCTGAAATACGAGTCGAATTGCATCAGAATCATCTGCAATCATAACTCGTGCCATATAACAATCAGATAGATCGATCTTATGAAAATTTCTATGAGTTACACAAAATTGACAGGATGATCATTTATTGGAGAACACTTTTGTGAACCTGTAGTATTTGCGATCTGAGTGACAGCATATCAGAATCAAGGCCGTTTATTTTTTTGTCCATCGTATCGAATGAACTGCAGAGTGTTTCATATATGCCATCTATTTTTCTTCCAGACACTACCAGTTTTAGCAGCGTATCAAGCAATGCTGCAACTTCGCCTATTTCCACTTGGCCCATCATTGGCGCCAGTCCTTTTATTTTGTGAATGTGTTTTTCAATCTCGCTTGCGGTTTTTTGAACGTCAGAATCAGTTGAACATGTTTTTAGCAAATTACCAATAGCGGAAATATCATCAGATACCTCTTTTTTTGCAACCCGTAAGAATTCTTCTGACAAGTAATAACATTATTTTGATCGTGATTTTTATACTCTATGTGGATCAGATGAATACAATTGAAGATAATCACCAAGGCATATCTGTTAATCGGCGTGCTAATTGTAGTTGCAATCTTCAATCTGTTCATACTGTATAACACACAAGCATCTGTCACGAATGAATCATATTCAATTATCAGAGCAGGAGATCTAAAGGCAAAAGTTGAAACCATTGCAGCGCTGGCAGGCTCGATTGCAAGCGGGAGTGAGACTGACAGAGATATTCTAGAAGTCGAAGTTAGCGAATTTGACACAGTTCTTCACGCGTTGAGAGAAGGAGGCAAGATTAGAGGACAGGAGATAACTGTGATTCCAGATGAGGTGTTAGGCCAATACGAAGAGGTTAGAAGTAGCTGGGAGCAGTACAAGAACGAGGCACTACAAATCAAGGAATCCACCATATACAATAGAGATGCCGTAAACGCCATGAATTACATATTGGAAAAAAATACAGACATGACCTTGACAACAGACTCGCTGGTCAGAGATTTAGAAGTGCTGGACAGGAACTATAACAGACACAAGGAAATTGCCGCCGAATTACATGAAACTGCAAAAAAAATTGGTCAGAACGCACTACTAATATCAATAGGTGAAGAAGAAGGTGCAAGAGAAAATCTCAGAGAGGCAAGAATAACATTTGAGATTGGAATGAGAAAATTGCTTCAAGTGCCTCTAAATGATCCGGATTTTGTAGGCGCGAATAATGAAGAGTTGATTCCAATACCTAGAGAAAACTCTCAATCTCTGGATGAGTTGGATTTGCTTTGGGAGGCAGTTGAGCTGAGGGTCAGAACGTTAGAATCAGAGTCACTATACTCAGAGGAGTTCAACAAGTCGTTTTCAAAGCTTAATGAACAACGACATATACTCACTGATTCTATAGACAGGATGCTTGATGCATGGAACGCAGAAAGAATAGAGACTCGCGACCAAGGCCAGATAGTAACACAGGCAGTCATTGTTGCAGACATTGTAATTTTTGTTGCAGTATTGTTTACAATACGTAAATCTCTCAAGCCACTAGAAAGAATTACGAATGCATTATCACGTGTCAAAGAGGGCATATACGGGGAAAAAATAGAGTACACGTCAAGCGATGAGATAGGACAGCTTGCATCCACTTTCAATACAATGTCAGAGACAATCAAGATGAAGGAGGAAGAAGCTAGGAGGACAGATATTGC encodes:
- a CDS encoding response regulator, translated to MARVMIADDSDAIRLVFQDILSIGGHEIVAEAVNGEDAVEKFSKTNPDVLLLDLAMPKKDGLTVVKEIMATHSNAKIILITASDHQNVINQCLQAGATAFISKPFDFDQVLKLISDIVSK
- a CDS encoding Hpt domain-containing protein, which translates into the protein MSEEFLRVAKKEVSDDISAIGNLLKTCSTDSDVQKTASEIEKHIHKIKGLAPMMGQVEIGEVAALLDTLLKLVVSGRKIDGIYETLCSSFDTMDKKINGLDSDMLSLRSQILQVHKSVLQ
- a CDS encoding ATP-binding protein, giving the protein MKIITKAYLLIGVLIVVAIFNLFILYNTQASVTNESYSIIRAGDLKAKVETIAALAGSIASGSETDRDILEVEVSEFDTVLHALREGGKIRGQEITVIPDEVLGQYEEVRSSWEQYKNEALQIKESTIYNRDAVNAMNYILEKNTDMTLTTDSLVRDLEVLDRNYNRHKEIAAELHETAKKIGQNALLISIGEEEGARENLREARITFEIGMRKLLQVPLNDPDFVGANNEELIPIPRENSQSLDELDLLWEAVELRVRTLESESLYSEEFNKSFSKLNEQRHILTDSIDRMLDAWNAERIETRDQGQIVTQAVIVADIVIFVAVLFTIRKSLKPLERITNALSRVKEGIYGEKIEYTSSDEIGQLASTFNTMSETIKMKEEEARRTDIAKDEFLAMITHELKTPLVPIQGYADMLLGGYLGNLTEKQRERISIIKTSSASLLQLISDLLDVQKLELGQLRMKKEPSDIQATVIRSIQTLQPQIEEAKVTVTNDVKQHIIEHDSDRIAQVLTNLLKNSLKAVKPNEGTIRISSEENQDQIKIIIKDNGVGIPLEKQSKLFTKFYQADASLTREKGGSGLGLSICKGIVEAHGGSISLESSTSTGTTVTFSLPKTDVVKTPIRN